From the genome of Mycetocola spongiae, one region includes:
- a CDS encoding flavin reductase family protein, with translation MTSAANILPEPADTPEVLRAVASDVVSGAEAEQEAVGFDAGLAPDDFKAAFRNHPAGVAVVTADDGTGPVAMTVTSVFSVSADPALLVFSVSDLSSSAKTIIAADTLVVHLLGADQLDIAQLGATSGIDRFADTSLWSRLITGEPFYPSAQTWIRGRVVNSLRAGASTVVVVHALQANAPEPGSPEAEAHETRPLVYHNRTWHKLDAQSELPPTAKK, from the coding sequence ATGACCAGTGCAGCGAATATCCTGCCCGAACCCGCGGATACCCCCGAGGTATTGCGCGCGGTGGCATCCGATGTGGTGTCCGGCGCCGAGGCCGAGCAGGAGGCCGTGGGCTTTGATGCCGGGCTGGCCCCCGATGACTTTAAGGCCGCCTTCCGCAACCACCCCGCGGGCGTGGCCGTGGTCACCGCCGATGACGGCACCGGGCCCGTGGCCATGACCGTCACCTCGGTTTTTTCGGTCAGCGCCGATCCCGCGCTGCTGGTATTTTCGGTCTCCGATCTGTCCTCCAGCGCCAAGACCATCATTGCCGCCGATACCCTCGTGGTGCACCTGCTGGGTGCCGATCAGCTGGATATTGCGCAGCTCGGGGCCACGAGCGGCATCGATCGTTTTGCCGATACCTCGCTGTGGTCGCGCCTGATCACGGGTGAGCCGTTTTATCCCTCCGCCCAGACCTGGATCCGCGGCCGGGTGGTGAATAGCCTGCGCGCGGGTGCCTCCACCGTCGTGGTGGTACACGCCCTGCAGGCCAATGCCCCGGAGCCCGGAAGCCCCGAGGCCGAGGCCCACGAGACCCGCCCGCTGGTTTATCACAACCGCACGTGGCATAAGCTCGATGCCCAGAGCGAGCTGCCGCCCACCGCGAAGAAGTAG
- a CDS encoding sulfurtransferase, protein MLNGGLAAWTAAGHPLDSGDVIPEPGTVTLPGYSTAGVLDARAAGERAAAGGLLDVRAAERFRGENEPMDPRAGHIPGARNLPFLHYLEDGLFMSPARLRGLLAEVGIDSGEPLGTSCGSGITAAHAALALAEAGIAADIYPGSWSQWSRRDDLPVETGPAR, encoded by the coding sequence GTGCTAAATGGTGGGCTCGCGGCCTGGACCGCGGCGGGTCATCCGCTCGATAGCGGCGATGTGATCCCCGAGCCGGGCACCGTGACGCTCCCCGGCTATTCCACCGCGGGCGTCCTGGACGCCCGGGCCGCGGGGGAACGGGCCGCCGCGGGTGGCCTCCTGGATGTGCGGGCGGCCGAAAGATTCCGCGGCGAGAATGAGCCCATGGACCCCCGCGCCGGCCATATTCCGGGGGCCCGGAACCTGCCGTTTCTGCACTATCTGGAGGACGGCCTGTTTATGTCTCCGGCGCGCCTGCGCGGGTTGCTTGCAGAGGTCGGAATCGATAGCGGCGAGCCGCTGGGCACCTCCTGCGGTTCGGGCATCACCGCGGCCCATGCCGCACTCGCCCTCGCCGAGGCCGGAATCGCCGCGGATATTTATCCCGGTTCCTGGAGCCAGTGGTCCCGGCGCGATGACCTGCCGGTGGAGACCGGTCCCGCGCGCTAG
- a CDS encoding response regulator, translated as MTSEPLRIAVADDSVLLREGLVRLFAEAGFNTVASCGDAVELIAFLESVPADRRPRALVLDVRMPPTFRDEGVLAAIEIRRRWPEIGILLLSQYVESVYAQELLAAGASGLGYLLKDRVASLEDIRSAVIRVAEGGTVLDPEVVGALFSRHRDPLATLTPREREVLELMAEGLTNRAISERLMIGQGAVEKNVTAIFGKLGLEDSGSDHRRVLAVLSWLRA; from the coding sequence ATGACCAGTGAACCCCTGCGGATAGCCGTGGCCGATGACTCCGTCCTGCTGCGCGAGGGCCTGGTCCGGCTCTTTGCCGAGGCCGGCTTTAATACGGTCGCGTCCTGCGGGGACGCCGTGGAACTGATCGCATTCTTGGAATCGGTGCCCGCCGACCGGCGGCCGCGCGCCCTCGTGCTCGACGTGCGGATGCCCCCCACATTCCGCGATGAGGGTGTGCTGGCGGCCATCGAGATCCGCCGCCGCTGGCCCGAAATTGGCATCCTGTTGCTGAGCCAATACGTCGAGAGCGTTTATGCCCAGGAACTCCTGGCGGCGGGCGCATCCGGGCTGGGCTATCTGCTGAAGGACCGGGTGGCCTCGCTTGAGGATATTCGCTCGGCGGTGATCCGCGTGGCCGAGGGCGGCACCGTGCTGGACCCCGAGGTGGTGGGCGCGCTGTTCTCGCGCCACCGCGATCCGCTGGCCACGCTCACGCCGCGCGAGCGCGAGGTCCTGGAGCTGATGGCCGAGGGCCTGACCAACCGGGCCATCTCGGAGCGACTCATGATCGGGCAGGGCGCGGTGGAGAAAAATGTCACCGCGATCTTTGGCAAGCTGGGCCTGGAGGATTCCGGCAGCGATCATCGTCGTGTGCTCGCCGTACTCTCCTGGCTGCGCGCCTAA
- a CDS encoding glycerate kinase — MSAPRNARPRIVIAADKFKGSLDGAGVARALTRGLLAGLPEARIVTVPVADGGEGSLDAALRAGFTRYEATVSGPTGEPVRAALGLRERSGGGREALVEMAEASGLDALPGGIRRARTASSRGTGELIREALDRGATRVILAIGGSACTDGGAGALAALGLGLYDARGDALADGGAALRELDRVETAGLDPRIARTEFILASDVDNPLLGPRGAAAIFGPQKGADYADIAVLESGLRRLMECLERAGVPRAAECAEAPGAGAAGGLGFGSLMLLGAKREPGTAVILELAGLAEALAGADLVITGEGSLDAQSLGGKTPMGVAAAARAAGVPVIAVCGISDLPEQRLHDAGFAARYRLSDLEPDPVRSMAGAAGLLTRIGESIASDLAGGPA; from the coding sequence ATGAGCGCGCCCCGGAACGCCCGTCCCCGCATCGTGATTGCCGCCGATAAGTTTAAGGGTTCCCTGGACGGGGCCGGGGTGGCGCGGGCGCTCACCCGCGGGCTGCTTGCGGGCCTGCCCGAGGCCCGAATCGTGACGGTTCCGGTGGCCGATGGCGGCGAGGGCAGCCTGGATGCCGCTTTGCGCGCGGGCTTCACCCGCTACGAGGCCACGGTGAGCGGACCCACCGGGGAGCCGGTCCGCGCCGCCCTTGGCCTGCGCGAGCGATCCGGGGGCGGGCGCGAGGCCCTCGTGGAGATGGCGGAGGCCTCCGGCCTGGACGCGCTGCCGGGCGGGATTCGCCGCGCCCGCACCGCGAGCAGCCGGGGAACCGGGGAGCTGATTCGGGAGGCGCTGGATCGCGGCGCGACCCGGGTGATCCTCGCGATTGGCGGAAGTGCCTGCACCGACGGCGGCGCGGGAGCCCTCGCGGCCCTGGGGTTGGGGCTCTATGATGCCCGCGGCGACGCACTGGCCGATGGCGGGGCGGCGCTCCGCGAGCTAGACCGCGTGGAGACCGCGGGCCTGGACCCGCGGATCGCGCGGACCGAGTTTATTCTGGCCAGCGATGTGGATAATCCCCTGCTGGGTCCCCGGGGTGCGGCGGCGATCTTTGGGCCGCAGAAGGGCGCCGATTATGCCGATATCGCGGTGCTGGAGTCGGGACTTCGCCGCCTGATGGAGTGCCTGGAACGCGCCGGGGTGCCGCGCGCGGCCGAGTGCGCCGAGGCGCCGGGGGCCGGGGCCGCGGGCGGTCTGGGATTTGGCTCGCTTATGCTGCTGGGCGCCAAACGCGAGCCGGGCACCGCGGTGATCCTCGAGCTGGCGGGCCTGGCCGAGGCCCTCGCCGGGGCCGATCTGGTGATCACGGGCGAGGGGAGCCTCGACGCGCAGAGCCTGGGCGGTAAAACACCGATGGGGGTGGCCGCGGCCGCCCGCGCCGCGGGGGTTCCCGTGATCGCGGTATGCGGAATCAGCGATTTACCCGAGCAGCGACTCCACGACGCGGGATTTGCCGCGCGCTATCGACTGAGCGATCTGGAGCCGGATCCCGTGCGGAGTATGGCGGGGGCCGCCGGGCTCCTCACCCGAATCGGGGAGAGCATCGCCTCCGACCTCGCCGGCGGCCCCGCCTAG
- a CDS encoding sensor histidine kinase: protein MAMNESIPTPAPFLAPDRGIDPGYRRGYGARWARVLPNLGYLIPTFFIAVAGLVVFITLFSLGLSLLILYIGVFILIAMFMTARGWGEMELRRLEAVRRDSLPRPVWRPTGGGPLSVIGEMLRDPHRWGYLLYAGIVQPVLGLFTWTLMLGAVSVALAGTTSWYWRHFIPVGPDNQQIGDLLALILPAGMIANPNLVTDITNIALGVVMLALLPLILDGLVSLHRVVAAQMLGRYHSDDLAEEISSLSASRSAAVSAENVGLRRLERDIHDGPQQRLIRLQMDLAAAERALSAEDPEWAGQILSEARGHAGATLDELRALSRGFAPPLLQDRGLIAAVAAMAESSPLAVTVHNDLPESVVLKPEVELGAYFIVSELLTNAVKHSGAAAADISLSLIPSGGEGTPADTLWLRVSDAGQGGALARPGHGLAGLDGRVRGLRGTLAVHSPLGGPTVVDATIPLG, encoded by the coding sequence ATGGCAATGAATGAAAGTATCCCCACCCCGGCACCCTTCCTCGCCCCGGACCGCGGCATAGACCCCGGCTATCGGCGCGGCTATGGCGCGCGCTGGGCCCGGGTGCTCCCCAACCTGGGCTATCTCATCCCCACGTTTTTTATCGCGGTCGCGGGCCTCGTGGTTTTTATCACGCTCTTCTCGCTGGGGCTGAGCCTCCTGATCCTCTATATCGGTGTTTTTATCCTCATCGCGATGTTTATGACGGCCCGCGGCTGGGGCGAAATGGAGCTGCGCCGCCTCGAGGCGGTGCGCCGAGACAGCCTCCCGCGACCGGTCTGGCGCCCCACCGGCGGCGGGCCCCTGAGCGTGATCGGCGAGATGCTGCGCGATCCGCACCGCTGGGGCTATCTGCTCTATGCCGGAATTGTGCAGCCGGTGCTGGGCCTGTTCACCTGGACCCTGATGCTTGGTGCCGTCTCGGTGGCCCTCGCCGGAACCACGTCCTGGTATTGGCGTCACTTCATCCCGGTGGGTCCCGATAATCAGCAGATCGGTGACCTTCTGGCGCTGATTCTTCCCGCGGGAATGATCGCCAACCCCAACCTCGTGACCGATATAACCAATATCGCGCTGGGCGTGGTGATGCTGGCGCTGCTCCCGCTGATCCTCGATGGCCTGGTCTCGCTGCACCGCGTGGTGGCCGCGCAGATGCTCGGACGCTATCACTCGGATGATCTGGCCGAGGAGATCAGCAGCCTCTCGGCCTCGCGCAGCGCCGCCGTCTCCGCCGAAAACGTGGGCCTGCGCCGCCTGGAACGCGATATTCATGACGGACCGCAGCAGCGCCTGATCCGCCTGCAGATGGATCTTGCCGCCGCCGAGCGCGCCCTGAGCGCGGAGGACCCCGAGTGGGCCGGACAGATCCTCAGCGAGGCCCGCGGCCACGCCGGGGCCACCCTGGACGAGTTGCGCGCGCTCTCGCGCGGCTTTGCCCCGCCCCTGCTCCAGGACCGCGGACTGATCGCGGCCGTCGCGGCGATGGCCGAGTCCAGCCCGCTCGCCGTGACCGTGCATAACGACCTTCCGGAATCCGTGGTGTTAAAGCCCGAGGTGGAACTCGGCGCGTATTTCATCGTCTCCGAACTGCTGACCAATGCGGTGAAGCACTCGGGGGCCGCCGCCGCGGATATCTCCCTGTCGCTCATCCCCTCGGGAGGGGAGGGCACCCCCGCGGATACCCTGTGGCTGCGGGTCAGCGATGCCGGGCAGGGTGGAGCCCTCGCCCGCCCCGGACACGGCCTGGCCGGGCTCGACGGCCGGGTGCGGGGACTGCGCGGAACCCTCGCGGTACACAGCCCCCTCGGTGGACCCACCGTGGTGGACGCCACGATCCCGCTCGGCTAG
- a CDS encoding sulfurtransferase has protein sequence MSNLISVAELHTLLAGSEPVVILDVRWRLDRPDGRAEYREGHLPGAVYVDLDTELAAPGLPATEGRHPVPEIEDLRAAARRWGLHPGSTVIA, from the coding sequence ATGAGCAACCTGATTTCCGTCGCGGAACTGCATACGCTACTGGCCGGTTCCGAGCCCGTGGTCATTCTTGACGTGCGCTGGCGGCTCGACCGCCCCGATGGCCGCGCGGAGTATCGCGAGGGACATCTGCCCGGTGCAGTCTATGTGGACCTGGACACCGAATTGGCGGCCCCGGGCTTGCCGGCCACCGAGGGCAGGCATCCGGTCCCGGAGATCGAGGACCTGCGCGCCGCCGCCCGCCGCTGGGGCCTGCACCCCGGCAGCACCGTGATCGCCTAA
- a CDS encoding DUF4190 domain-containing protein: MSENTVGEPDENSTVPEGAAAPDESHPRAYPAEAGVTEPAYPAPESLGAEAHAAPGAEAAFDRAAPAGREPAYPAPESLGAEAHAPGHFAPGGPGVPPAPPVAGYPAPAAPAQGYGQAPVPGKTLGIVGFILAFLGPLSLVGLVLSIVALMQSKRAQVSNGLAVAGIVVASIVLVGSIISIFGMIAVLFGFASVCGELGPGVHSYQGGTISCG, from the coding sequence ATGTCAGAGAATACTGTCGGCGAGCCCGACGAAAATAGCACGGTCCCGGAGGGTGCCGCGGCACCGGATGAGTCCCATCCCCGGGCCTATCCCGCCGAGGCCGGCGTGACCGAGCCCGCCTATCCCGCCCCGGAGAGCCTCGGGGCAGAGGCACATGCTGCCCCCGGCGCCGAGGCGGCCTTTGACCGTGCGGCCCCCGCCGGCCGCGAACCCGCCTATCCCGCACCCGAGAGCCTCGGGGCCGAGGCACACGCCCCCGGCCACTTTGCCCCGGGTGGGCCCGGGGTGCCTCCCGCGCCCCCGGTCGCGGGCTATCCGGCCCCGGCCGCGCCTGCGCAGGGCTATGGGCAGGCCCCCGTGCCGGGCAAAACGCTGGGCATCGTCGGGTTTATCCTCGCGTTCCTCGGTCCGCTCTCGCTCGTGGGCCTCGTCCTGAGCATCGTGGCGCTTATGCAGTCCAAGCGTGCGCAGGTATCCAATGGCCTCGCGGTGGCCGGAATTGTGGTCGCCTCCATCGTGCTGGTCGGCAGCATCATCTCGATCTTCGGGATGATCGCGGTACTTTTTGGGTTCGCCTCGGTCTGCGGGGAGCTGGGTCCGGGCGTGCACAGCTATCAGGGCGGCACGATCAGCTGCGGCTAG